The nucleotide window ACAGTTCCAGCACCATCTCATTATCCAATACGGTCATCGGCGGCAGATTGATATCCGCAAACACCGCAACTGATCCACGACGCATCACGGTATACTTAGAGGATACAGGCCATATTTTCGTTCCGTTTTTTTTGATATAACATTGGTCATCACTGCCTCCACTGGACACCGCATGGCAAATCAGCTGCACAATAGAAATATGGTAAGAGGCCCGATCCACAGGTGGTTCCGGCAGCGGAGGCGCAGGTAGTGCCCAGGCTTCCATTTTTTGAAAGTAATTGGTATACAGCTCCATGGCTTTGACAGACTCTTCTACGAAATAGGTGAATTCTGACAGCGTAGCCGGATAACAAGGGTAATAATTCTGAGATCCGATACTAAAAGCCTTTTTATCCACCATAATTACTTTGGCATGATTGGAGATTCCCGGCTGACCTGCGGCCAATCCCCAGGTAGAAGCAGAGGGAAAAGAGCGGACACTCAGGTTGTTCAACAGCAGGGTGATTTCTGATCCTGTCTTACCGGTAATTTTGTTTCGCACCTTATCAATAACTTCTGCCGGTGGATCGCCCTTATAAGCTCCTCCGGAAGGATCAGACATAAAAATGGTGATATGAACACCTCTCTTGAGGGCCTCTGCGAGGGAAGTGAGAAAGTCATCCGGCCAATAACGCGGATAAATAGGATCGTGGCTCAATGCCTGGGCAGAAATATAAATAGTTTCCGTTGCTGCATCAAGCAAAGCTATCAACGCCTTATCACTGGCGGCAGCTCCGGCAGCGGTCCCCTCCTCGCGTCCTGCAGAGAGTATAGGCACCCCTGTTCCGGATTTTCTCGAAGGATCGTCAGCCGGCTCGCTGTAAAAATTATTAAAAAGACGAGGAGGAGGTACAGCCGCCTCCGCCCGGGCACGCGTTGAGGGTGCTACATAAGACGCAGCATCATCAATCCAGTAATCCCCATGCGAATTAACCTGCAAAAACCACAGATTATCTGCAAAATGATGCGCATCAACGGCTGCCTTACCAGAAGATAGCTTCATGGAAACATCCAGTACAGGATTTTCTCCCAAATAAGGACCAGCCCACATATTATGCCCTCCTACTAAAGCGCGCTCACCATCTACCGCTATTATCTTTGCGTGGTTCCAGGTAATTAAAGGAACGGATGAAGTATAAGCAATATAGATTTTCATCCTGGAATTAGTGAAGGAGGGAATATCCCGGATAAGTTCCCCTAGTACATCAGCCGCAGGTTTATACGGTCCGGTGCCCTTAATCCAGTGAGTCTCGCCCAGCCATCCCAGCGGCTCACCAAACAAAAACCTGATTGTAATATTTCGTGCCTCCGGTTTGAGGCTCAAATAAGTAATTGCGTTACGGATAGCAGCTAAAAATTCGCCACTGGGTGTATCATCCTTTCTTAACAGACTGAGGATATCAATAAAATTATTACCGGAAATTATTAATTTATACATCTCCTCATAAATGCGGCGGGAGTGGCCAGCGTGAAGCCTGAGCGGTGTACCGCCCGGGGCGTTGACCGAAGAGATCAGAGAAACACAAGGATGTCTGGGATCAGGCGCAGATCCATCACATGGCTTTAAACTAAAATCATTGGCGCCCGCCTGCGGGATAGACATCTCAAAGTCACTGTACCTCCCGAAAGCATTTTCAGGGGTGGCAATGAGCCAGTCGTCGGGTAATATGTTGTTGAAAGAGTAATCCCAGGTAGTTCCTCTCTTGGAAAGCACATCCCTTGTCAATTTACCGGCAATCTGTTTCAGATATACCGTATCATTTAGTGTTTTGGTTTCACCAAGGCCAGACAATGCAACATGTGGATCATGAGGCACTACTGCCCATGACGGAGGAATAACCTGGGTATCTTCAAGAAGAGAAAAAACAGGCAGGTCATCTTTTATCGTTAAAACATGATCGGACTCTGAATGCCAGAAAGAAAGGGTCTTATTATCATCGCTCAAAATCGGACAAAGGTGGGTTGCCTGATTGATATTATCGACCAGTGTAATGGGCTGATCAGTCCCGACCATTCTAATGTATTTGCCGCCTACCGATAAGACATAACCCGCATGAACAGAGGAAGGATTCGGAGCAGACACCCATGCAATGGCAGAGGGATCTGATACTTCTCCCCATGCAAGATTATTGTTGCTGGCATATAAAACCCTATTGCCGGATTTCAAATAAAAATGACGCCCAAGTGCCAGATAAGCCATCTGCAAAATTCTGGCAGGCCAGAGCGGCATTTTAAAAACCTGCTGTATGCCATCCCAGCCAGGAGCATCCTGTCCCGCCAACAAGATCGCCTTTCGGCCATGTATTCCACTGGTAGCCCGGTCCCAGGGTCGTGTCAGTAGTCTTCCATCAGCCATATGCCGGATGAAAAAAGTCTGCGGACCGGTAAAGACCGGCATGTAAACAGAAGCATCTTTAGGATCAGCAGATGTATTCAAACAGTTTGAACGCTCATAAGACCCCATATTTGAGACATAACGATTATCAACATAAATTTTGTACCCTTTGGTATAATCGTTCTGGTCAACTGCAATGAAGCGGAAACGAGCCCACCCTTCCGGGGTAAGATACGATCTCGGCGGATTAGGGTCCTCGCGACTGCGCGTATTTGCAGAAAGCTGCAATGATGAACGATCCCGGTCGGAAAAGGTCAGGGGAAATTCGGCGCGCGCAAAAAACTTGTGCCAGTCTTTCATGGACCTATCGATTTTTTGAGTTTGGGGCATTTTTACATTAGTTTAAGTTATAGATAAGATTAAAACCCGTTTTAGCCTTTAGCGAATCAGAAGTGGTTGTAAGATTCATCTTAGTTATCCACCTGATATGTTTCTTAGGAACGTTCCTGACTGTTTTCCTATTGTAGTTTTCAGTCAAAATTTGTGTTGATTGAGTTGGTTAATTCATGCTGCCCGGCTTTTCCTGCGCATCCGATGTATCTTTTGATAAACTTCCGGCAAAAAATCCCGATTGTGTTAAAACTAATCCCGATAGTACAAATAAAGGAAGCGGATGTAGCTGAAATTTATCAGAAAAAAACAATGAAAGCAATCATCATAGGCGGCGGCATGGCCGGATTAATGGCAGCATACACCCTCGCTGATTTTTATGACGAAATCACCATTATTGAGCGGGACAAAGTTTCTGCATCTCCGGATCCAAGGCCAGGAACACCACAGGCCCGTCATCCGCATCATCTTACTCCCAAAGGAAGGATGATCCTGGAGCAATTATTTCCCGGGTTGAATGAAACACTGTTAAAGCATGGCGCTCATAACAGCAAAGGAAAGGAAATACTGTTTGACTACCCTTTTGGTCATATCAATCTTCAAACGCCAACTGATGATGCTGTCTGCAGCAGATCAATGCTGGAATGGCATATCCGGCAACATGTTCAGCGCCTGGTAAATGTCGTTTTTTTAAACAGCGTGACAGTGACTGATTTAAAATTTGCATCACAGGAAAACAGGATTTGTGGCATCACAGGAAGAGGAGAACAGCAGCAGCATGTTGAGATCAGTGCGGACCTTGTAGTATTTGCAGGAGGCTATCATTCCCATCTGCCGGACTGGTTAAAACGTTACGGATATGAAGTGCCGCAACCAGAGATACTGACCACTGATTTAGGATATAGTACCCGTCACTATTCCGTTCCAGGTGAACAGGTACCGCACTGGGACCTGTTACATATAGAGAAGAAAAAGAACGACAACGGCCCAACCTGCGTAGTTTCTTTCATGGAAGGCGAGGTTATGGAAATCATTCTTGGCAACATAGGAGGCCTTTATCCACCTACCACCGCGGAAGCATTTGAACAGGAATTAAGCAGATTGGACAACGATGTTCTCTCAGATATACTAAGAACGGCCATTCCATTGGAAGCCCCGCGAGGATACCGGATGAAGCAGGTTTTCCGGCAGCATTATGAAAAAATGCCAGACTGGCCGGCAGGACTGCTGGTAATAGGCGATGCATTATGCAGTTTTGATCCAATATATGGAACTGGCATAACCGTAGCAGCCATGCAGGCAGAAACGCTGCAAACAATGTTAAGGGAAAACCAGCTGCAGCCCATCCCTGATTTTGAGGTAAACTACCTGAAAGCAGTACAGCATATTATTGAGCCGGCATGGTGGATCAATGCTGTCTCGGATCTCAGACATCCGGCTGTTCAGCACATCTATTCAGAGCCGCTGAAAGATATAGCGTTTGCACAGGCATTCCTGGACAAGGTCATTGAATTTGCAGTTGAACAAAAGCAATTAGAGATATTTGGCCTGATGTGGCTTGTAAGCACTTCCTTTTACCCTCCTCATGAACTCTTCAATAAAAAAATGTACCAGTTGCTCCAGGATGCGGGCTATGGAGGCGTATGGGAGCAAATGACCAGAGAGGAACAATTTAGCGCCTAAAATTTTTATGAATTTGAATATTCATAAAACTACCTCCAAAAAGTATATTACTTTTTGGAGGTAGTTTACTATTTTTCATCAAAGGCTTTCCACGCTGAATACCAGTATGCTGGACTGTATTATGGATGAAGGGGACTGGTCAACGTCCGGCACCACATACAGATAAAGCCAGTAGCTACCTTTAGGGATTCCTGTCAACTGGTATTGCACTACTTTTTTATCTGCATCGGTTATTTCTCTGATGCCAATGTCAACGGGTGTGTAGTCTTCTCTATGTTCAAGCTGCCTCATATTTTTCTCATCCACTATTTCCGGATACAGCAGTTTTCCTGTTGCTGCAGCATAATTGCTGATGGTCAGGGTCTGGTTTCGGGCAACTAATTTCATTTCCTTCGGAAAATCCTTTCCTGCTACTTTGAAATAATCAATAGAGATATATGGATAACTAAGGAATGTTTGTTTATCCGGTGTTTTATCCAGTAAACTCCATCTGGCACTATTGGGGAAATGGTCACATATGAACTGTTCAGGCGGGGTCAAAAAATAATCATATTTGTTACCCGGCCGTTGAAGGCTGCCCCAGGAAACGTCCATAAGATACCATTTGTTATTTAGCTGTATTGCATTCCAGGCATGCAGGTCTGTACCCAGGTTTGGGCCGAATTTTCCAAGACCAGTAACTATTTCACACGGAATATGGGCCAGGAGACACATTTCTTTCACCAGTTCCGAAAAATTCTGGCATATGCCTTTACGGTCAGTCAGTGTCATCAACGGAGATTTCTCATTAAGGTATGTTTTGCTAATGAAAGCTTGCATATCATATTTGATATTCTCCGTTACCCAATCATAAATTGCCCTGGCCTTCAGCTGGTTGTTGTTAAGGCCAGGCGTAAGTTGGTTCACCAGTTCTGCCACAGAAGAAAAATGACGGCCTTTAAGCGCTAGTGCGGTACTATCTGCACCAGTATAATCAGGTTGCTGAGCAACTGCCAGTGCAGATAATACACAACTACATAACAATATAAAAAGGGTCTTTTTCATGTCTATTGTATTCTTACGTTATAGTTATTTTGTCGTGAACCTGGATTGAGCCTGATAATCACGTTCAATCTAGTCTGGCGGCAGATCATATTTGCGATCAGCTGCAATTGGGCATTCAGGTTCGAAGATGGGGCCAGTAAAAATACCCCTAAAATAAACTGCCTTGTATCACTGTCGGCGCCACCGTTGGTTGAAACAGTCCAACAATCGTAAAAGGCTGTTTGGTACTGGCATGTATATTTTGTGTGGTCCCCAGGAAGAAATGCAGATCGGTGCTCCTGGCATATTCCTGCAGATATTTCTTTTTCACCTCTTTGAGCGCTTTCAGCTCTTTTCCGCTGCCATGCTGCTTTTTCAGGATTTTCCAATACAGGGATGCCAGCTGCCAGTCCTCCACCGGTAAGGTGATCTCTTCATTTCTCTTATCGGTAAATCGGAAGGAAAATTTATAGGGCAGCTTTTCCATTACGGCAAAAGGATCTTCCGGCTGTTCAAACACCCTGCCGCTGTTTTTCTCTTCCTGTAATTTCTCCAGCCGGGTAGCGTCCCATTCCCGCTCTGTTTCCTCTATCACAAAATCGAGTATACGTAACGGTTTGAATACCGCCAGGGAAGTGAAAAAGGCTTCGTGTTTTGCTTCCATCGCCAATGTAGACAGGTCACGATATACAGTCTTCAGCACAATGGCTTTCCGTTCGCTCCAATGATCTTCGGTACCCAGATGCCCTATCTTTTTCACCGGTTCGTCTACCGTTACCGGCCGGAAACTCTCCAGTCTGAAATCCCTGGTGTTGCGCTCTACATCCAGTTCCACCCAGTCATACAGCTGATATTGTTCTTCGTAAGTCTTTTTTGAAAAGGGAATGGGATATATTCTGATAAAAGTACCATCCTCTCTGAACCCGGCGATGCTAAGCTGTTCATCATAATGGGAAGATGTAGTAGGGTAACTTTTAATAGTGATCAAAACTTTCGTCAAGGGCATGCGCAATATGATTTATAAAATATCTGAATACAATGGTTTCGTTTAGTGTATTAATTTTTCATTATGAATCTTCAAAACTAAGATTAATCGTTGATAATACAATAGATCGGCTTTATACAAAAAGAAAATGGGACAAGCCTCTTTACAAAAAAGCTTGTCCCATTTGTGAACGTATCTTAGGTTAGCTCATATCAGCAGATTTGGGGTTTATCTTACTCATCGCTCTTTCTGCTATGGCGGTTATTGTCAGCGATGGATTAACGCCGGGATTGGAGGAAATCATAGCTCCATCACAAACAAACATATTCTCATATCCGAAGACATGGTTATCCTTATCGATTACTCCTTCTGTACTATCACGTCCCATTACAGCCCCTCCCAGCAAATGAGCCGTGGAAGGGATGCCCAGTAATGCTTCTGTACTTAACATGTAGGGTTTCCCTTCCAGTTTCTGTCCATACCGGTTCGCAAACGCACCGACCATTGGCATAAAGGGAGTAGGCTTTGTTCCCTTCCTTAAAACAGATTTTAACCCCAGCCAGCCGCGTTTCAACCGGAGAGACTGTTCACCCTGTTGCATAAAAAGCAGTGCCTGCGTGCGTTTGCCAAAATCATCCACAAACAGGGTCTTTAAATTTATCCATGGATATCTGAGCAGGTCGACAAGTATCTGCCCTACTCTTCCTGCAAACGTATTGCTATGGGTAAAAGGTAATAAAAAAAGACGCCAGGCACCTGAGCCTTTATTATACCGGAAAGGCTCCACATAAGTAGTCTCATCCAGCCTAAGAACAGATCCGATAGCCACGCCCCTGGAAAGGTCCTTGTTCTGTTTATAATTGACCATGGCAACGATACTCTCATTATTGGTGCGGACACCTTCCCCTACCATGGATGATAACCGGGGCAACGAAGTGTTTTTTAGTTTCAGCAATAGGTTTACTGTTCCCAGCACCCCTCCGGCAAATATGACTGCATGTGAAGTTATTGTTTGCCGGCGGCCCTTTGTTTTAAACTTCACCTCATACCCCGTAGCTCCATTTGCGCCATCCAAAGGGACGACATCGTATGCCTCCGTCTCCGCCAATATTTCAACTCCCGCTTGCTGTGCCAGGTACAGGTAATTTTTATCCAGTGAATTTTTGGCATTATGCCGGCAGCCTATAAGACAGCCACCACAAAAAGTACATCCTGAACGATCGGGACCAAGGCCATTAAAATAGGGATCTTTTACCTGCCTCCCGGGTTCTCCTAAGAATATACCAACTTCCGTATGGCTGAAATGCTCCTCTCTTCCCATTTCTGCCGCCAGGTCCTTCATAATATGATCGCCGGTTTCCAACCGTGGATTAAGTGCACTTCCCAACATACGCCTGGCTGTTGTATAAAATGGCTTTAGCTCCTGTTCCCATTCAGCCAGCCCCTGCCAGTGACCGGAATAAAAGAATCCCGTAGGAGGCATTGGTAACGCTGCCGCATACACGAGTGAGCCACCTCCAACGCCCACACCATGCATTACAGCAACGTGTCGAAAGAAAGAGATCCTGAATGCCCCACGGAATTTCAGCAATGGAGCCCACAGCCATTTACGGAGATCCCAGTTCGTTTTGGGAAAATCCTTCTCCTTAAACCGCCTTCCCTTTTCAATGACAAGCACCCTATACCCCTTCTCCGCAAGCCGCAATGCGCTGACAGAGCCGCCGAAGCCGCTGCCAATGATCACATAATCGTATTGTAATGACATGATTTACAAATTAGATCCATCATCAAGATAGACAATACGACTGCGGTCATAGAAACACCGTAAACGGGAGATTTCAGCCTTTGCACCAACAAAAAAGGACGTCTTAAGAGACGTCCCGGTTTTTCTGTGGCGATTATTAACACATGTATGATTAAGCTTGTCTTAAGCGGGAGAAAGCCTGCGGGATCTCAGATAAACTGCTGTCCGGTTCAGGTACGGAAACAAAAGTATCAGCACCAGCGTCAAAACAATTAAACACGACATCAATTCATAATAATCCATAGCGAAACGTATCTGGCCTTGTGTATTCACAGCATTCACCAGTATTTTGTCCGAGGCCCGCATGGCTTTTCCTGCCACCATTCCCTTTGCTTCCAGTTTATGCGCCTGCATACGCAGGGTCTGCCTGACGACCGGGTCCAGTTTGGTAAGATGATCCTGAAATGCGTTGTAATGCCTGCTCTTTCCGAATAACTCAAAGAAATTAATTAATCCGATACTTACGCAAAAGCCCAGA belongs to Chitinophaga sp. HK235 and includes:
- a CDS encoding NAD(P)/FAD-dependent oxidoreductase, with amino-acid sequence MKAIIIGGGMAGLMAAYTLADFYDEITIIERDKVSASPDPRPGTPQARHPHHLTPKGRMILEQLFPGLNETLLKHGAHNSKGKEILFDYPFGHINLQTPTDDAVCSRSMLEWHIRQHVQRLVNVVFLNSVTVTDLKFASQENRICGITGRGEQQQHVEISADLVVFAGGYHSHLPDWLKRYGYEVPQPEILTTDLGYSTRHYSVPGEQVPHWDLLHIEKKKNDNGPTCVVSFMEGEVMEIILGNIGGLYPPTTAEAFEQELSRLDNDVLSDILRTAIPLEAPRGYRMKQVFRQHYEKMPDWPAGLLVIGDALCSFDPIYGTGITVAAMQAETLQTMLRENQLQPIPDFEVNYLKAVQHIIEPAWWINAVSDLRHPAVQHIYSEPLKDIAFAQAFLDKVIEFAVEQKQLEIFGLMWLVSTSFYPPHELFNKKMYQLLQDAGYGGVWEQMTREEQFSA
- a CDS encoding GMC oxidoreductase, with translation MSLQYDYVIIGSGFGGSVSALRLAEKGYRVLVIEKGRRFKEKDFPKTNWDLRKWLWAPLLKFRGAFRISFFRHVAVMHGVGVGGGSLVYAAALPMPPTGFFYSGHWQGLAEWEQELKPFYTTARRMLGSALNPRLETGDHIMKDLAAEMGREEHFSHTEVGIFLGEPGRQVKDPYFNGLGPDRSGCTFCGGCLIGCRHNAKNSLDKNYLYLAQQAGVEILAETEAYDVVPLDGANGATGYEVKFKTKGRRQTITSHAVIFAGGVLGTVNLLLKLKNTSLPRLSSMVGEGVRTNNESIVAMVNYKQNKDLSRGVAIGSVLRLDETTYVEPFRYNKGSGAWRLFLLPFTHSNTFAGRVGQILVDLLRYPWINLKTLFVDDFGKRTQALLFMQQGEQSLRLKRGWLGLKSVLRKGTKPTPFMPMVGAFANRYGQKLEGKPYMLSTEALLGIPSTAHLLGGAVMGRDSTEGVIDKDNHVFGYENMFVCDGAMISSNPGVNPSLTITAIAERAMSKINPKSADMS
- a CDS encoding transglutaminase domain-containing protein is translated as MKKTLFILLCSCVLSALAVAQQPDYTGADSTALALKGRHFSSVAELVNQLTPGLNNNQLKARAIYDWVTENIKYDMQAFISKTYLNEKSPLMTLTDRKGICQNFSELVKEMCLLAHIPCEIVTGLGKFGPNLGTDLHAWNAIQLNNKWYLMDVSWGSLQRPGNKYDYFLTPPEQFICDHFPNSARWSLLDKTPDKQTFLSYPYISIDYFKVAGKDFPKEMKLVARNQTLTISNYAAATGKLLYPEIVDEKNMRQLEHREDYTPVDIGIREITDADKKVVQYQLTGIPKGSYWLYLYVVPDVDQSPSSIIQSSILVFSVESL
- a CDS encoding phospholipase D-like domain-containing protein, producing the protein MKDWHKFFARAEFPLTFSDRDRSSLQLSANTRSREDPNPPRSYLTPEGWARFRFIAVDQNDYTKGYKIYVDNRYVSNMGSYERSNCLNTSADPKDASVYMPVFTGPQTFFIRHMADGRLLTRPWDRATSGIHGRKAILLAGQDAPGWDGIQQVFKMPLWPARILQMAYLALGRHFYLKSGNRVLYASNNNLAWGEVSDPSAIAWVSAPNPSSVHAGYVLSVGGKYIRMVGTDQPITLVDNINQATHLCPILSDDNKTLSFWHSESDHVLTIKDDLPVFSLLEDTQVIPPSWAVVPHDPHVALSGLGETKTLNDTVYLKQIAGKLTRDVLSKRGTTWDYSFNNILPDDWLIATPENAFGRYSDFEMSIPQAGANDFSLKPCDGSAPDPRHPCVSLISSVNAPGGTPLRLHAGHSRRIYEEMYKLIISGNNFIDILSLLRKDDTPSGEFLAAIRNAITYLSLKPEARNITIRFLFGEPLGWLGETHWIKGTGPYKPAADVLGELIRDIPSFTNSRMKIYIAYTSSVPLITWNHAKIIAVDGERALVGGHNMWAGPYLGENPVLDVSMKLSSGKAAVDAHHFADNLWFLQVNSHGDYWIDDAASYVAPSTRARAEAAVPPPRLFNNFYSEPADDPSRKSGTGVPILSAGREEGTAAGAAASDKALIALLDAATETIYISAQALSHDPIYPRYWPDDFLTSLAEALKRGVHITIFMSDPSGGAYKGDPPAEVIDKVRNKITGKTGSEITLLLNNLSVRSFPSASTWGLAAGQPGISNHAKVIMVDKKAFSIGSQNYYPCYPATLSEFTYFVEESVKAMELYTNYFQKMEAWALPAPPLPEPPVDRASYHISIVQLICHAVSSGGSDDQCYIKKNGTKIWPVSSKYTVMRRGSVAVFADINLPPMTVLDNEMVLELFEWDQFSSDDHLGDFRFHPHGNITYYDGTTYVTKWLSELETNKIYVMNGNMVDDDAQYTMAFRFTKTTL